AAGACCCGGCTCCGGTCGGTGCTGCTGGACGTCCTCGAACACGGTGGCGAGTACGACGATCCGGAGCAGGCCATCGCGACCGGAGCCTGGACCGACGACGTCGTCGCCGCGGTCTTCCTCGGCGACCCCGACGAGTCCGAACTCCCGGACCTCCCGGTCTGGCGGCGGCTCTACGGCTGGCTCTACCCCTCGCGGGCGTTCCGGAGGCGCTACGAGCGCACCCTGGCCGCGGTCGAGGCCGCGTGTGCCGACACCGTCTCGGGGTACGACCCGCCCGAGCAGGTCGACGAGGACGCGGTCGACGTCGGGGACGGGTTCGAGCCCGTCGACGGCTCGGGGGAACGCGAAAGCGAGCGCGGCCAGCAGCCCGCGGAGGTGCGAGGATGACGGGCGAGGACGGCGAGGCGAGCAGGGGTTCGAGCACCGGCAGCGTGACCCGGCTCGACCGCTGGCGCGGGGCCACCGCGGCCACCGTCGCGTTCGTCGCGGCGGGCGTCGCGACGGGCCGCCCGGAACTCCTGCTCGCGGGGGCAGTCCCCCTCGCGTTCGTCGCCTACAGCGCGCTCTCGACGGTCGCGCCCGTGAGCGACGGGCTGGCGGTGGCGCGGACCGTCGAGCCCTCCTCGCCCATCCCGGGCCAGCGCGTGAGGGTGACGCTGACGGTCGAGAACACCGGGGACCGGGCGCTGACCGACGTGCGCCTCGTCGACGGCGTGCCGGACGGGCTGACGGTCGTCGACGGGACGCCCGCGGGCGCAGTGTCGCTCCGGCCGGGCGCGACCACCGAACTCGCGTACACCGTGGTCCCCCGGCGCGGGACCCACGAGTTCGCCCCGGTCGCGGCCCGGTCGCGCAGCCTGAGCGCGAGCGCGGTCGTGACCGAGGACGTCGCGACGACGGGGACCGAGACGGTCGACTGCCGGGTCACGGTCGAGGACATGCCCGTGCAGGACCAGACGATGTTCTTCACCGGGCCCCTCGCGACCGACACCGGCGGACCCGGCATCGAGTTCCACAAGACCCGGGACTACCGCCGGGGCGACCCGATGAACCGCATCGACTGGCGCCGGCTGGCCAAGCGGGGCGAACTCGTCACCATCGACTTCCAGGAGCACCGGTCGGCCCGCGTGGTCGTGGTGCTCGACGCCCGCGAGGAAGCCCGGCAGGCCGCGGCGCGCGGGTACCTGACGGGCGCGACCCTGGGCGCCTACGCCGGCGCGCTCGCGCTCGACGCGCTGGCGGACGCCGGCCACCAGGTCGGCCTCGCCGCATTCGGCATCCAGAACCCGGACGGCGGGACCCCCGCCCCGGCCTGGGTGGGCCCCGAGTCCGGCCGGGGGTTCACCGCCCGGGCGGCCCAGGTCGTCGACGCCGCGACCGCCACCGACGGGGTCGGCGCGAGTGGGCCACTGACCGGGGGCGCGGGGACCGGCGGGTCGGAGGCCGAAGACGACGGTTCCAGTCCTCGCGAGGCCGGCGAAACCGTGCCCGTCGCGACCGACGGCGGGGCGGGCACGGGTGGCACAGGCGAACCGCCGGCCGAACTCGAGCGCCTGCTCGCGCGCCTGCCCAGCGACGCGCAGGTCCTGTTCGTCACGCCCGCGCTCGACGACTTCCCGGTCACCGTGGCCCGGACGTTCCGGGGGTACGGGCACGAGACGACCGTGCTCTCGCCGGACGTGACCGGCGGCCGGAGCGCCGGCCAGCAGGTGGTGACGATGGAGCGCGCCCTGCGCCTCGACGAGGTGCGGACCGCGGGCGTCCCCGTCGTCGACTGGGCGCACGACACCCCCCTGCCGATGGCGCTGGCGCAGGCCATCCGACCCTGGGTGAACTGAAGAACCATGCCTGGAACCCCCGACCCACGACCCGACGACCCGGTACGCCTCGAGCGACAGCGCCGCGAGGAAGAGCGAGAGCGCCGGAGCCAGCCCGCGGCCCGCACCAGTGGGCTGCTGGCGGTCCTGGGGACGCTCGTCGGGGTGGCCCTGCTCGCGGCCGGGACGGGACAGGTCGCGGCCGTCGGGACGGCCGTCGTCGCCGGCCTCGTCTTCGCGGGCGTCACGACGCTCGCGGCCCGGCGGACCCCCCTCGGGGACCTGCTCGCGACGCTGGTCCTGCCGGTCCTGGCCGTGCTGTTCCTCGCGGCGGTGGCGCTCCCGGCCGTCCGGGGTGGGGCGCTACCCGTCGTACTGATGGGCGCGCTGACCGCCCTGGCGGTGGTGTTCGCGGTGTTCGGGGCGGCGACGGCGCCGACGGGCGGCCTCGGGAACGGGAGCGTGTTCCGGACCGCCAGCCTGCTGTTCGAGACGCTCTCGCTCCCGGTGCTGGCGACGGGCGTGCTCTTCCTGACCGACCTCGCGCTCCTCGACCAGGTCGTGGGCGTCGCGAACGACGTGACCGGCGACGGGGTCGACGCGCTGCTCTCGCCCGGGCAGGCCAGCCCGGAGGTGGCCGGGTTCACCCTGCTGGTGTCGGTCGCGAGCATGGCGACCGCGGCGGCGCTCGCGCGACTCCCCCTCGCGCAGTTCGTCGACCGGGAGGACCGCCAGCAGGTGTCGGAAGTGCTGGCGCGGGTCGCGGGCCGGCTCCGGACCGTCGGCGTGCTCGCCATGCTCGCGTTCCCGGTCCTGCTGGTCGTGCAGGTCGTGGCCGGCGTCGCGCCCATGCTCTCGTGGTCCCCGGCCGTGCTGGAGCTGGTCCGGGCGGTCACGACCGCACAGCCCCTCCGGCTGGTCCTGTTCGGGGTCGCGGTGCTCGCGACCGCGCTCGTCCTCGTCGTCGGGCTGGTGACCCGGCTCGCGCGCCGGAACCTCCGCGAGACCGCCGGGGCGGTCGCGCCCCGGCTCGCGGGGGGTGCCGTGGTGACCGGGCTGGTGCTCGCGATGGGCGAGCAGGCCTTCTCGCTCGTGCTGGCGGAGGTACCGAGTGCGGTGACCGGCGTGCTGACCGCGGGGGCCGACGCGGCCTCGCCGACGGTCGTCGTGCTCGCGCTGGTCGTGGCGCTCGCGGCCGGGTTCCTCGGCGTGCTGCTCGGGTTCTCGATGGTCGCCGGGATGGGGTTCGTCTCGGACCGGACCGCCTCGGCGTCGGTGGCCGGGGGCGGGCTGGTGGCGGCCGCGCTGTTCGCCGGGATCGGCGGCGTGCCCCCACTCGTGCTGTTCGGGACCGTCGCGACCGGCCTCGTCGTCTGGGACGTGGCCAGCTACGGGACGGTCCTCGGGGCCGAACTCGGCGACGACGCGGCCACCCACCGCCCCGAACTGGTCCA
This window of the Haloarchaeobius amylolyticus genome carries:
- a CDS encoding DUF58 domain-containing protein; amino-acid sequence: MTGEDGEASRGSSTGSVTRLDRWRGATAATVAFVAAGVATGRPELLLAGAVPLAFVAYSALSTVAPVSDGLAVARTVEPSSPIPGQRVRVTLTVENTGDRALTDVRLVDGVPDGLTVVDGTPAGAVSLRPGATTELAYTVVPRRGTHEFAPVAARSRSLSASAVVTEDVATTGTETVDCRVTVEDMPVQDQTMFFTGPLATDTGGPGIEFHKTRDYRRGDPMNRIDWRRLAKRGELVTIDFQEHRSARVVVVLDAREEARQAAARGYLTGATLGAYAGALALDALADAGHQVGLAAFGIQNPDGGTPAPAWVGPESGRGFTARAAQVVDAATATDGVGASGPLTGGAGTGGSEAEDDGSSPREAGETVPVATDGGAGTGGTGEPPAELERLLARLPSDAQVLFVTPALDDFPVTVARTFRGYGHETTVLSPDVTGGRSAGQQVVTMERALRLDEVRTAGVPVVDWAHDTPLPMALAQAIRPWVN
- a CDS encoding DUF7519 family protein, coding for MPGTPDPRPDDPVRLERQRREEERERRSQPAARTSGLLAVLGTLVGVALLAAGTGQVAAVGTAVVAGLVFAGVTTLAARRTPLGDLLATLVLPVLAVLFLAAVALPAVRGGALPVVLMGALTALAVVFAVFGAATAPTGGLGNGSVFRTASLLFETLSLPVLATGVLFLTDLALLDQVVGVANDVTGDGVDALLSPGQASPEVAGFTLLVSVASMATAAALARLPLAQFVDREDRQQVSEVLARVAGRLRTVGVLAMLAFPVLLVVQVVAGVAPMLSWSPAVLELVRAVTTAQPLRLVLFGVAVLATALVLVVGLVTRLARRNLRETAGAVAPRLAGGAVVTGLVLAMGEQAFSLVLAEVPSAVTGVLTAGADAASPTVVVLALVVALAAGFLGVLLGFSMVAGMGFVSDRTASASVAGGGLVAAALFAGIGGVPPLVLFGTVATGLVVWDVASYGTVLGAELGDDAATHRPELVHAVAGGFVGVAAVVPLAVLAGQRIPVGGSTAAVVGVVAAVGGVVALVAALRG